From Odontesthes bonariensis isolate fOdoBon6 chromosome 21, fOdoBon6.hap1, whole genome shotgun sequence, a single genomic window includes:
- the aatka gene encoding serine/threonine-protein kinase LMTK1 isoform X1 — MVFALHVIVMSSAFFNPSFAFSSHFDTDGAPLSELSWPSSLAVVAVSFSGLFTFVFLMLACLCCKKGDIGFKEFENTEGEEYQADLSVLASPTSQNGPEVYILPLTEVSLPVSKQPGRSIQLLKSSDLGRHSLLYLKEIGHGWFGKVLLGEVNAGLSTTQVVVKELKASASVQDQMKFLEEVQPYRTLTHHALLQCLAQCSEVTPYLLVMEFCPLGDLKSYLRSCVTADSETPDGLILQRMACDIASGLLHLHKYNFIHSDLALRNCLLTSEMSVKIGDYGLSHSRYKDDYYITQDQIWVALRWIAPELIDEVHGNLLVVDQTKSSNIWSLGVTVWELFELGNQPYRHYSDRQVLTYAVKEEQLKLPKPQLQFPLADRWYEVMQFCWLQPELRPSSEEIHLLVTYLCAKGSSEAEEDFELRWNALRPNLLGSTSHTAISTSLVLTPTPATADPPCADQTQAVELASSVSSSFPLLEHFSDSFHSDTGDDLLTVTETSHGLNFEYKWELARAEQPYCSSSTSGPLGQGNPHYQDIYYSSKRSSSGGCRTDSLNSSVSPSYYEPEQIGVVPVLSAHSPSISSEYYIRIEEPVQCNIKLDDSVVDYSPGLEGSSSRLPSESQTMAQRSAYWSTTENTKSNPNDSDSSPTIQLTMQPLLRHSSSTSPVKLTHSHNYILSDPNDTVNSEHSAARRTHHQSCLSELEMSPESQSNLLHPESRLEHQRSLSQAVSSPSLGFCDPYLEANTDHSVVNESCHNMVGPLRKTVPIVNHINIDVGIDDGLLLGQRRSGEVEDDLFFEGEATNWISNHSANNNSLSFDSRQTIYGNDSYLDLQSNTTELWSLTKATTKTFHSSKTCGTLESRGGDSGCSAACKSTGLSSYIHLCHKDREEAATQEKRHINVDNLQGTYSLPSSSMNPRDTGVRKVEGQHEMQLLLNKERTYSEMTPETSYIKSPSSLREPHTSQTGALSDKQRSNIWDGVSSGVSVGLSNRRINWAETSEDTRALDCGEEIRDSSSCLVELGDYSDDDDDDDDDDDDDDNDDIADITSGIFADFNLDYTEVEEEDLSPKKNPEGTPDSVDTINLLSSMASSCDQAFSPDPFNTPILPKSLDSGYDTENNESPEFIFKEFGDPLSGERSPRLGGDPEIVLQLGLGQGVCTSTCTSEHHVKVLADKNPYRDSAYFSDYDAENERSPQEEGGQFFAGSVNHYRQAESLSSLGDNSVEKQFKNGKKCTNPQPIKRCVLQNFSEAVSSSPHSFPTPGLSMLSPFPPQMGGCLTKESAPAEDDLGLETEHSGDEPASDLSSSIGSEPPSAVQEASANHEQGSRKGEDYSAVQSLLSGCTITEYRDENGDGSTEEEELPEYSHVNEETEDRRECVRINEEDFEDIDAEECDSLCEESNGPRDLSTSSSLLELCGEDARAPLEEAEGEDDSDDSESDEELRTYNIQDEDSEESEEDFTTVPVVVSDCSRASHLRSLLKMPTLLTESFCDELERKKKAVSFFDDVTVFLFDQESPTGELADFSFPTVVETNGQESSYSELKAQSCDTPYVSGETNGNNSDEGGSYVWQEDCTFEPHPSSPQNDPEPPSSPRSVSNSPEAPKAAPVALNRFMVSRFSITHVSDPQVGSTAGTSDDNPQD; from the exons ATGGGGCTCCTCTGAGCGAGCTGTCTTGGCCTTCATCTCTTGCAGTTGTGGCTGTCTCCTTTTCTGGCCTCTTCACCTTCGTCTTCCTCATGCTGGCTTGCCTCTGCTGCAAGAAGGGAGACATTGGCTTCAAG GAGTTTGAAAACACTGAAGGCGAGGAGTACCAGGCAGACCTCTCCGTCCTGGCCTCGCCGACCTCCCAGAATGGCCCTGAGGTTTACATCCTGCCCCTCACTGAGGTCTCCTTGCCTGTCTCCAAACAGCCCGGCAGATCCA TCCAGCTGCTAAAATCATCGGACCTTGGCCGCCATAGTCTGCTGTATCTAAAGGAGATTGGACATGGCTGGTTTGGAAAG GTTTTGCTTGGTGAAGTCAATGCGGGCCTCAGCACCACCCAGGTGGTGGTGAAGGAGCTGAAGGCCAGTGCCAGTGTCCAGGATCAGATGAAGTTCTTAGAGGAGGTCCAGCCATACCG AACTCTCACGCATCATGCCCTCCTACAATGTCTGGCACAATGTTCAGAGGTCACTCCCTATCTGCTTGTCATGGAATTTTGCCCCCTG GGTGATCTTAAGAGTTACCTCCGCAGTTGTGTAACTGCTGATTCTGAAACTCCGGATGGTTTGATCCTCCAGAGGATGGCATGCGACATTGCTTCAGGGCTTCTACATCTTCACAAATACAACTTTATCCACAG TGACTTGGCCTTGCGAAACTGCCTGCTAACCTCAGAAATGTCAGTTAAGATTGGGGACTATGGGCTTTCTCACAGCCGATACAAG gaTGACTATTATATAACACAAGACCAGATTTGGGTGGCCCTGCGCTGGATTGCACCAGAGCTCATAGATGAAGTCCATGGGAACTTGCTGGTCGTTGATCAAACCAAAAGTAGTAACATATG GTCATTGGGGGTCACCGTGTGGGAGCTGTTTGAACTGGGAAACCAGCCGTACAGACACTACTCTGACAGACAAGTGCTGACATATGCTGTGAAGGAAGAGCAGCTTAAACTACCCAAACCCCAGCTCCAGTTCCCCCTGGCTGATCGCTG GTATGAGGTTATGCAGTTCTGCTGGCTACAACCAGAGCTCAGGCCCAGCAGTGAGGAAATACATCTTCTGGTCACATACTTGTGTGCCAAGGGATCCAGTGAAGCTGAGGAAGATTTTGAGCTGCGCTGGAATGCCTTGAGACCCAACCTGCTCGGCAGCACATCCCACACAGCTATATCCACATCCCTAGTCCTGACACCCACACCTGCCACCGCTGACCCTCCTTGTGCAGATCAAACCCAGGCAGTAGAGCTGGCCTCCTCTGTCTCGTCCTCCTTCCCTTTGCTGGAGCACTTCTCTGATAGTTTCCACTCTGACACAGGGGACGACTTACTGACTGTCACAGAGACAAGCCACGGTCTTAACTTTGAGTATAAGTGGGAACTTGCCCGAGCAGAACAACCCTactgctcctcctccaccagTGGGCCACTGGGCCAGGGCAACCCACACTACCAGGATATCTACTATTCAAGCAAAAGAAGTTCCTCAGGGGGCTGCAGGACCGACAGCCTGAACTCAAGTGTATCCCCATCTTATTACGAACCTGAACAGATAGGTGTTGTCCCGGTATTGAGTGCCCACAGCCCCTCAATCAGTAGCGAGTACTACATTCGCATAGAGGAACCAGTGCAGTGTAATATTAAGCTGGATGACAGTGTTGTGGACTACAGCCCTGGACTCgaaggcagcagcagcagattgCCCTCAGAGAGTCAAACCATGGCACAGCGTAGTGCTTACTGGTCTACTACTGAGAACACTAAATCAAATCCTAATGACTCTGACTCAAGTCCCACCATCCAGCTAACCATGCAGCCCCTGCTGAGACATTCATCCAGCACCAGTCCTGTAAAATTAACCCACTCTCATAATTACATCCTGTCCGATCCCAATGACACAGTCAACAGTGAGCACTCAGCGGCGCGAAGGACACACCACCAGTCCTGTCTGTCTGAACTGGAAATGTCACCAGAGTCCCAATCAAACCTTCTCCATCCAGAGAGCCGGTTAGAACACCAACGCAGTTTATCACAAGCTGTCAGCAGTCCGAGCTTAGGGTTCTGCGATCCTTATCTCGAAGCAAACACAGATCATAGCGTGGTTAATGAAAGCTGTCATAATATGGTGGGTCCCCTCAGAAAGACAGTTCCCATTGTTAATCACATTAACATAGATGTAGGAATAGATGATGGCCTGCTGTTGGGGCAGAGGAGAAGTGGGGAAGTTGAGGATGACTTATTCTTTGAAGGAGAGGCCACTAACTGGATCTCAAACCATTCTGCAAACAATAATAGCTTGAGTTTTGACAGCAGGCAGACAATATATGGTAATGACAGCTACCTGGATCTTCAGTCAAACACCACAGAATTATGGTCTTTAACAAAGGCCACCACAAAAACCTTCCATAGCTCGAAGACTTGTGGCACCTTGGAGAGCAGAGGTGGAGACTCTGGTTGTAGCGCTGCTTGCAAGTCCACTGGATTAAGCTCATACATTCACTTATGCCACAAAGACAGAGAGGAAGCTGCAACTCAAGAAAAAAGGCACATTAATGTAGATAACTTGCAAGGTACGTATTCTCTCCCTAGCTCAAGTATGAATCCCAGAGATACAGGGGTTCGAAAAGTGGAAGGGCAACATGAAATGCAATTACTGCTAAATAAAGAGAGGACATATTCAGAGATGACACCTGAGACAAGCTATATAAAGTCCCCATCTTCTCTGAGGGAGCCTCACACCAGTCAAACAGGAGCCTTATCAGACAAGCAGAGAAGTAACATCTGGGATGGAGTCTCATCTGGAGTATCTGTGGGTCTGAGTAACAGGAGAATAAACTGGGCAGAGACATCAGAGGACACCAGAGCGTTAGATTGTGGAGAGGAGATTAGAGACTCCAGCAGTTGTCTGGTTGAGCTCGGTGACtacagtgatgatgatgatgatgatgatgatgatgatgatgatgatgataatgatgacaTTGCAGATATTACTTCAGGGATCTTTGCTGATTTCAACCTTGACTATACTGAGGTTGAGGAGGAAGATCTCAGTCCAAAGAAGAATCCAGAGGGGACTCCTGACTCTGTGGACACCATCAACTTGTTGTCATCAATGGCAAGCTCCTGTGATCAGGCCTTTAGCCCTGATCCCTTCAATACCCCTATCCTGCCCAAATCTCTGGATAGTGGATATGACACAGAGAACAATGAATCTCCAGAGTTTATTTTCAAAGAGTTTGGAGATCCCCTCAGTGGTGAGAGGAGCCCTCGGCTGGGTGGAGACCCGGAAATTGTTCTGCAGCTGGGTTTAGGACAAGGGGTCTGCACCTCAACATGCACCTCAGAACACCATGTCAAGGTTCTGGCTGACAAGAATCCATACAGGGACTCAGCTTATTTCTCTGACTATGATGCAGAAAATGAGAGGAGTCCCCAAGAAGAAGGTGGTCAGTTCTTTGCAGGTTCAGTTAATCATTACCGTCAAGCTGAGAGTTTGAGCTCTCTCGGAGATAACTCTGTTGAAAAGCAgttcaaaaatgggaaaaaatgtaCAAATCCACAACCCATCAAGAGATGTGTTTTGCAGAATTTCTCAGAAGCTGTCTCAAGTTCACCCCACTCTTTTCCGACCCCTGGCTTGTCCATGCTGTCACCGTTTCCTCCACAGATGGGTGGCTGTCTGACCAAAGAGTCTGCCCCTGCAGAAGACGATCTGGGGTTGGAGACAGAGCACTCAGGGGATGAGCCTGCCTCAGATCTCAGCTCCTCCATTGGTTCAGAACCCCCCTCTGCTGTCCAGGAGGCATCAGCAAACCATGAACAGGGTAGCAGGAAGGGAGAAGACTACTCTGCTGTCCAGTCATTGTTGTCTGGCTGCACCATAACTGAGTACAGAGATGAAAATGGTGATGGAtccacagaggaggaggagctgcctGAATACAGTCATGTCAATGAGGAGACAGAGGACAGGAGGGAGTGTGTTAGAATAAATGAGGAAGATTTCGAGGACATAGATGCAGAGGAATGTGACAGCTTATGTGAGGAATCTAATGGTCCTCGTGACCTTTCCACTTCCTCATCACTGTTGGAGCTTTGTGGGGAAGATGCAAGAGCTCCGCTGGAGGAGGCTGAAGGTGAAGATGACTCAGATGACAGTGAGTCTGATGAAGAGCTTAGGACGTACAACATCCAAGATGAAGACAGTGAGGAGAGTGAGGAGGATTTCACCACAGTGCCAGTGGTGGTAAGTGACTGCAGCAGGGCGAGCCACCTCCGCAGCCTCCTGAAGATGCCCACCCTGCTCACTGAGTCCTTCTGTGATGAGttggagaggaagaaaaaagctGTATCGTTTTTTGACGATGTCACAGTGTTTCTTTTTGACCAG GAAAGCCCCACAGGAGAACTGGCTGACTTTTCCTTCCCTACAGTAGTAGAGACAAATGGGCAGGAATCTTCCTACTCAGAACTCAAGGCTCAATCCTGTGACACTCCCTATGTTTCTGGAGAAACAAATGGAAATAACTCAGATGAGG GTGGGAGTTATGTGTGGCAAGAAGACTGCACCTTTGAGCCCCATCCATCCTCACCTCAGAACGACCCTGAGCCTCCGTCCTCACCCAGATCGGTCTCCAACAGCCCTGAGGCTCCCAAAGCTGCCCCTGTGGCACTAAACCGTTTCATGGTCTCACGATTCTCTATCACACATGTGTCTGACCCCCAAGTGGGCTCAACAGCAG GGACCAGTGATGATAATCCACAAGATTGA
- the aatka gene encoding serine/threonine-protein kinase LMTK1 isoform X2, with the protein MRIQGVQLLKSSDLGRHSLLYLKEIGHGWFGKVLLGEVNAGLSTTQVVVKELKASASVQDQMKFLEEVQPYRTLTHHALLQCLAQCSEVTPYLLVMEFCPLGDLKSYLRSCVTADSETPDGLILQRMACDIASGLLHLHKYNFIHSDLALRNCLLTSEMSVKIGDYGLSHSRYKDDYYITQDQIWVALRWIAPELIDEVHGNLLVVDQTKSSNIWSLGVTVWELFELGNQPYRHYSDRQVLTYAVKEEQLKLPKPQLQFPLADRWYEVMQFCWLQPELRPSSEEIHLLVTYLCAKGSSEAEEDFELRWNALRPNLLGSTSHTAISTSLVLTPTPATADPPCADQTQAVELASSVSSSFPLLEHFSDSFHSDTGDDLLTVTETSHGLNFEYKWELARAEQPYCSSSTSGPLGQGNPHYQDIYYSSKRSSSGGCRTDSLNSSVSPSYYEPEQIGVVPVLSAHSPSISSEYYIRIEEPVQCNIKLDDSVVDYSPGLEGSSSRLPSESQTMAQRSAYWSTTENTKSNPNDSDSSPTIQLTMQPLLRHSSSTSPVKLTHSHNYILSDPNDTVNSEHSAARRTHHQSCLSELEMSPESQSNLLHPESRLEHQRSLSQAVSSPSLGFCDPYLEANTDHSVVNESCHNMVGPLRKTVPIVNHINIDVGIDDGLLLGQRRSGEVEDDLFFEGEATNWISNHSANNNSLSFDSRQTIYGNDSYLDLQSNTTELWSLTKATTKTFHSSKTCGTLESRGGDSGCSAACKSTGLSSYIHLCHKDREEAATQEKRHINVDNLQGTYSLPSSSMNPRDTGVRKVEGQHEMQLLLNKERTYSEMTPETSYIKSPSSLREPHTSQTGALSDKQRSNIWDGVSSGVSVGLSNRRINWAETSEDTRALDCGEEIRDSSSCLVELGDYSDDDDDDDDDDDDDDNDDIADITSGIFADFNLDYTEVEEEDLSPKKNPEGTPDSVDTINLLSSMASSCDQAFSPDPFNTPILPKSLDSGYDTENNESPEFIFKEFGDPLSGERSPRLGGDPEIVLQLGLGQGVCTSTCTSEHHVKVLADKNPYRDSAYFSDYDAENERSPQEEGGQFFAGSVNHYRQAESLSSLGDNSVEKQFKNGKKCTNPQPIKRCVLQNFSEAVSSSPHSFPTPGLSMLSPFPPQMGGCLTKESAPAEDDLGLETEHSGDEPASDLSSSIGSEPPSAVQEASANHEQGSRKGEDYSAVQSLLSGCTITEYRDENGDGSTEEEELPEYSHVNEETEDRRECVRINEEDFEDIDAEECDSLCEESNGPRDLSTSSSLLELCGEDARAPLEEAEGEDDSDDSESDEELRTYNIQDEDSEESEEDFTTVPVVVSDCSRASHLRSLLKMPTLLTESFCDELERKKKAVSFFDDVTVFLFDQESPTGELADFSFPTVVETNGQESSYSELKAQSCDTPYVSGETNGNNSDEGGSYVWQEDCTFEPHPSSPQNDPEPPSSPRSVSNSPEAPKAAPVALNRFMVSRFSITHVSDPQVGSTAGTSDDNPQD; encoded by the exons ATGAGGATCCAGGGAG TCCAGCTGCTAAAATCATCGGACCTTGGCCGCCATAGTCTGCTGTATCTAAAGGAGATTGGACATGGCTGGTTTGGAAAG GTTTTGCTTGGTGAAGTCAATGCGGGCCTCAGCACCACCCAGGTGGTGGTGAAGGAGCTGAAGGCCAGTGCCAGTGTCCAGGATCAGATGAAGTTCTTAGAGGAGGTCCAGCCATACCG AACTCTCACGCATCATGCCCTCCTACAATGTCTGGCACAATGTTCAGAGGTCACTCCCTATCTGCTTGTCATGGAATTTTGCCCCCTG GGTGATCTTAAGAGTTACCTCCGCAGTTGTGTAACTGCTGATTCTGAAACTCCGGATGGTTTGATCCTCCAGAGGATGGCATGCGACATTGCTTCAGGGCTTCTACATCTTCACAAATACAACTTTATCCACAG TGACTTGGCCTTGCGAAACTGCCTGCTAACCTCAGAAATGTCAGTTAAGATTGGGGACTATGGGCTTTCTCACAGCCGATACAAG gaTGACTATTATATAACACAAGACCAGATTTGGGTGGCCCTGCGCTGGATTGCACCAGAGCTCATAGATGAAGTCCATGGGAACTTGCTGGTCGTTGATCAAACCAAAAGTAGTAACATATG GTCATTGGGGGTCACCGTGTGGGAGCTGTTTGAACTGGGAAACCAGCCGTACAGACACTACTCTGACAGACAAGTGCTGACATATGCTGTGAAGGAAGAGCAGCTTAAACTACCCAAACCCCAGCTCCAGTTCCCCCTGGCTGATCGCTG GTATGAGGTTATGCAGTTCTGCTGGCTACAACCAGAGCTCAGGCCCAGCAGTGAGGAAATACATCTTCTGGTCACATACTTGTGTGCCAAGGGATCCAGTGAAGCTGAGGAAGATTTTGAGCTGCGCTGGAATGCCTTGAGACCCAACCTGCTCGGCAGCACATCCCACACAGCTATATCCACATCCCTAGTCCTGACACCCACACCTGCCACCGCTGACCCTCCTTGTGCAGATCAAACCCAGGCAGTAGAGCTGGCCTCCTCTGTCTCGTCCTCCTTCCCTTTGCTGGAGCACTTCTCTGATAGTTTCCACTCTGACACAGGGGACGACTTACTGACTGTCACAGAGACAAGCCACGGTCTTAACTTTGAGTATAAGTGGGAACTTGCCCGAGCAGAACAACCCTactgctcctcctccaccagTGGGCCACTGGGCCAGGGCAACCCACACTACCAGGATATCTACTATTCAAGCAAAAGAAGTTCCTCAGGGGGCTGCAGGACCGACAGCCTGAACTCAAGTGTATCCCCATCTTATTACGAACCTGAACAGATAGGTGTTGTCCCGGTATTGAGTGCCCACAGCCCCTCAATCAGTAGCGAGTACTACATTCGCATAGAGGAACCAGTGCAGTGTAATATTAAGCTGGATGACAGTGTTGTGGACTACAGCCCTGGACTCgaaggcagcagcagcagattgCCCTCAGAGAGTCAAACCATGGCACAGCGTAGTGCTTACTGGTCTACTACTGAGAACACTAAATCAAATCCTAATGACTCTGACTCAAGTCCCACCATCCAGCTAACCATGCAGCCCCTGCTGAGACATTCATCCAGCACCAGTCCTGTAAAATTAACCCACTCTCATAATTACATCCTGTCCGATCCCAATGACACAGTCAACAGTGAGCACTCAGCGGCGCGAAGGACACACCACCAGTCCTGTCTGTCTGAACTGGAAATGTCACCAGAGTCCCAATCAAACCTTCTCCATCCAGAGAGCCGGTTAGAACACCAACGCAGTTTATCACAAGCTGTCAGCAGTCCGAGCTTAGGGTTCTGCGATCCTTATCTCGAAGCAAACACAGATCATAGCGTGGTTAATGAAAGCTGTCATAATATGGTGGGTCCCCTCAGAAAGACAGTTCCCATTGTTAATCACATTAACATAGATGTAGGAATAGATGATGGCCTGCTGTTGGGGCAGAGGAGAAGTGGGGAAGTTGAGGATGACTTATTCTTTGAAGGAGAGGCCACTAACTGGATCTCAAACCATTCTGCAAACAATAATAGCTTGAGTTTTGACAGCAGGCAGACAATATATGGTAATGACAGCTACCTGGATCTTCAGTCAAACACCACAGAATTATGGTCTTTAACAAAGGCCACCACAAAAACCTTCCATAGCTCGAAGACTTGTGGCACCTTGGAGAGCAGAGGTGGAGACTCTGGTTGTAGCGCTGCTTGCAAGTCCACTGGATTAAGCTCATACATTCACTTATGCCACAAAGACAGAGAGGAAGCTGCAACTCAAGAAAAAAGGCACATTAATGTAGATAACTTGCAAGGTACGTATTCTCTCCCTAGCTCAAGTATGAATCCCAGAGATACAGGGGTTCGAAAAGTGGAAGGGCAACATGAAATGCAATTACTGCTAAATAAAGAGAGGACATATTCAGAGATGACACCTGAGACAAGCTATATAAAGTCCCCATCTTCTCTGAGGGAGCCTCACACCAGTCAAACAGGAGCCTTATCAGACAAGCAGAGAAGTAACATCTGGGATGGAGTCTCATCTGGAGTATCTGTGGGTCTGAGTAACAGGAGAATAAACTGGGCAGAGACATCAGAGGACACCAGAGCGTTAGATTGTGGAGAGGAGATTAGAGACTCCAGCAGTTGTCTGGTTGAGCTCGGTGACtacagtgatgatgatgatgatgatgatgatgatgatgatgatgatgataatgatgacaTTGCAGATATTACTTCAGGGATCTTTGCTGATTTCAACCTTGACTATACTGAGGTTGAGGAGGAAGATCTCAGTCCAAAGAAGAATCCAGAGGGGACTCCTGACTCTGTGGACACCATCAACTTGTTGTCATCAATGGCAAGCTCCTGTGATCAGGCCTTTAGCCCTGATCCCTTCAATACCCCTATCCTGCCCAAATCTCTGGATAGTGGATATGACACAGAGAACAATGAATCTCCAGAGTTTATTTTCAAAGAGTTTGGAGATCCCCTCAGTGGTGAGAGGAGCCCTCGGCTGGGTGGAGACCCGGAAATTGTTCTGCAGCTGGGTTTAGGACAAGGGGTCTGCACCTCAACATGCACCTCAGAACACCATGTCAAGGTTCTGGCTGACAAGAATCCATACAGGGACTCAGCTTATTTCTCTGACTATGATGCAGAAAATGAGAGGAGTCCCCAAGAAGAAGGTGGTCAGTTCTTTGCAGGTTCAGTTAATCATTACCGTCAAGCTGAGAGTTTGAGCTCTCTCGGAGATAACTCTGTTGAAAAGCAgttcaaaaatgggaaaaaatgtaCAAATCCACAACCCATCAAGAGATGTGTTTTGCAGAATTTCTCAGAAGCTGTCTCAAGTTCACCCCACTCTTTTCCGACCCCTGGCTTGTCCATGCTGTCACCGTTTCCTCCACAGATGGGTGGCTGTCTGACCAAAGAGTCTGCCCCTGCAGAAGACGATCTGGGGTTGGAGACAGAGCACTCAGGGGATGAGCCTGCCTCAGATCTCAGCTCCTCCATTGGTTCAGAACCCCCCTCTGCTGTCCAGGAGGCATCAGCAAACCATGAACAGGGTAGCAGGAAGGGAGAAGACTACTCTGCTGTCCAGTCATTGTTGTCTGGCTGCACCATAACTGAGTACAGAGATGAAAATGGTGATGGAtccacagaggaggaggagctgcctGAATACAGTCATGTCAATGAGGAGACAGAGGACAGGAGGGAGTGTGTTAGAATAAATGAGGAAGATTTCGAGGACATAGATGCAGAGGAATGTGACAGCTTATGTGAGGAATCTAATGGTCCTCGTGACCTTTCCACTTCCTCATCACTGTTGGAGCTTTGTGGGGAAGATGCAAGAGCTCCGCTGGAGGAGGCTGAAGGTGAAGATGACTCAGATGACAGTGAGTCTGATGAAGAGCTTAGGACGTACAACATCCAAGATGAAGACAGTGAGGAGAGTGAGGAGGATTTCACCACAGTGCCAGTGGTGGTAAGTGACTGCAGCAGGGCGAGCCACCTCCGCAGCCTCCTGAAGATGCCCACCCTGCTCACTGAGTCCTTCTGTGATGAGttggagaggaagaaaaaagctGTATCGTTTTTTGACGATGTCACAGTGTTTCTTTTTGACCAG GAAAGCCCCACAGGAGAACTGGCTGACTTTTCCTTCCCTACAGTAGTAGAGACAAATGGGCAGGAATCTTCCTACTCAGAACTCAAGGCTCAATCCTGTGACACTCCCTATGTTTCTGGAGAAACAAATGGAAATAACTCAGATGAGG GTGGGAGTTATGTGTGGCAAGAAGACTGCACCTTTGAGCCCCATCCATCCTCACCTCAGAACGACCCTGAGCCTCCGTCCTCACCCAGATCGGTCTCCAACAGCCCTGAGGCTCCCAAAGCTGCCCCTGTGGCACTAAACCGTTTCATGGTCTCACGATTCTCTATCACACATGTGTCTGACCCCCAAGTGGGCTCAACAGCAG GGACCAGTGATGATAATCCACAAGATTGA